The proteins below are encoded in one region of Diorhabda carinulata isolate Delta chromosome 3, icDioCari1.1, whole genome shotgun sequence:
- the LOC130891255 gene encoding regulator of microtubule dynamics protein 1-like — protein MSKLKVSFYHAIKIFLVLQQQRNHLSAFSFLNIFFKAEDTNEEKLKKYFNHLTITETIVQADKFHENGKYLEVYETLNRIRLVNDPEVLWRIARALYNLNSSNKKLKKETRCAMMEEALFVLQLAFGNGGIDNAEVHKWMAVILDTHYGLINIEHRIKFSPLVREHLIKACELNSHDFTAHHMMGKWSFQMCRLSWFQRIIAKYLFGAEPPKSEYEVAYKYLLRAEELRPRTVLANLYLLGETCVKLGQFFKAKYYLNLAVRLRPKDENEKIIASKANHLMRRLERYDLGKNALFYDPLGFNGNL, from the coding sequence ATGTCAAAATTGAAAGTTTCATTTTATCATgccatcaaaatatttcttgttttacAGCAACAAAGAAACCATTTATCCGCTTTTTcgtttctcaatattttctttaaagcCGAAGACactaatgaagaaaaattaaaaaaatatttcaatcaccTAACTATCACTGAAACGATTGTTCAAGCTGACAAATTTCACGAAAATGGGAAATATTTGGAAGTGTATGAAACTTTGAATAGGATACGGCTGGTTAACGACCCCGAAGTGCTGTGGAGAATAGCCAGGGCattgtataatttgaattctagtaacaaaaaattgaagaaagaaaCGCGATGTGCCATGATGGAGGAAGCTTTGTTTGTACTACAACTAGCGTTCGGTAATGGTGGAATTGACAACGCCGAAGTTCACAAATGGATGGCCGTTATTTTAGATACCCATTACGGCCTTATAAACATTGAACATAGAATTAAGTTTTCCCCACTGGTTAGGGAACACCTTATTAAAGCTTGTGAGTTGAATTCCCACGATTTTACAGCCCATCACATGATGGGTAAATGGTCGTTTCAAATGTGTCGTCTTAGCTGGTTTCAGCGTATTATCGCTAAATATTTATTCGGAGCAGAGCCTCCAAAATCTGAATATGAAGTtgcttataaatatttgttacgTGCCGAGGAATTACGACCTCGAACTGTATTAGCAAATTTGTATTTACTCGGAGAAACGTGCGTGAAGCTTGGACAATTCTTCAAGGCTAAGTATTACTTGAATTTAGCTGTGCGCTTACGCCCCAAGGAtgagaatgaaaaaattatcgcTTCCAAAGCTAATCACTTGATGAGAAGATTAGAAAGATATGATTTAGGCAAGAATGCTTTATTTTATGACCCATTGGGTTTTAATGGTAATTTGTAA